From Cellvibrio zantedeschiae, the proteins below share one genomic window:
- the rnt gene encoding ribonuclease T, giving the protein MNPPENQKDPSSPLAQRFRGFLPVIIDVETGGFNSQTDALLEIAAVTVRIDEEGLLHRHETFAFHIEPFEGANIEKAALDFTGIDLDSPDRMAEPELMALTDMMQAVRRSVKENGCTRAVVVGHNAHFDLNFLNAAVERCDLKRNPFHPFSVFDTATLSGLAFGQTVLAKACRCAGLEFSNSAAHSAAYDAEKTADLFCFIVNKWKEFGGWPIAICEEDEEAE; this is encoded by the coding sequence GTGAACCCACCTGAAAACCAAAAAGATCCATCGTCGCCTCTTGCACAGCGTTTTCGCGGCTTTTTGCCTGTGATTATTGATGTCGAAACCGGCGGCTTTAATTCACAAACCGATGCCTTGCTTGAAATAGCTGCAGTCACAGTTCGGATTGATGAAGAGGGGCTTTTGCATCGCCATGAAACTTTTGCGTTTCATATTGAACCCTTTGAAGGCGCCAACATTGAAAAAGCTGCGCTGGATTTTACAGGCATAGATTTAGATAGCCCCGACCGCATGGCCGAGCCGGAGTTGATGGCGCTAACAGATATGATGCAAGCGGTGCGTCGCTCCGTTAAAGAAAATGGCTGCACCCGTGCAGTGGTTGTTGGCCACAACGCGCACTTCGATTTAAATTTTTTGAACGCAGCCGTTGAACGCTGTGATCTCAAACGCAACCCGTTCCATCCCTTCAGCGTGTTTGATACCGCAACACTTTCTGGTCTCGCTTTTGGCCAAACCGTACTCGCAAAAGCTTGCCGTTGTGCGGGCCTGGAATTTAGTAATAGCGCCGCGCATTCCGCCGCTTACGACGCAGAAAAAACTGCCGATTTATTTTGTTTTATCGTGAACAAATGGAAAGAATTTGGCGGCTGGCCGATTGCGATTTGTGAAGAGGATGAGGAAGCGGAATAA